The Pan troglodytes isolate AG18354 chromosome 17, NHGRI_mPanTro3-v2.0_pri, whole genome shotgun sequence genome includes a region encoding these proteins:
- the LOC112206249 gene encoding putative uncharacterized protein FLJ46235 produces MAYLGPYPTSRQSPQMRLLPHNSLHRHSSIVTMASLDPAPASQPSLQALSFLKSTSPGPAHASLQPLQAQLLHLGGPSRPSLCLPSASTVPTSASQQILHAQHLPHCGPPKPSSQPFSSFYTPSSCHPVASLGQAHASQGPFQAQLLSHGNLPWPDSCLSPSSLDRPRSCLTLASLHPAYASRWPLQAQLLSQDVISGPKTYSSQTL; encoded by the coding sequence atggcctatttaggcccataccctacctcacggcagtctccgcagatgaggctactgcctcacaacagcctccacaggcacagctccatcgttacaatggcctctttagacccagctcctgcctcccagccttctctccaggccctgaGCTTTCTCAAGTCGacctcaccaggcccagctcatgCTTCtttgcagcctctccaggcccagcttctGCATCTTGGTGGcccctccaggcccagcctctgcctcccgtcgGCCTCTACAGTCCCAACATCTGCCTCACAGCAGATTCTTCACGCCCAGCATCTGCCTCACTGTGGACCCCCCAAGCCAAGCTCCCAACCTTTCAGCAGCTTCTACACACCCAGCTCCTGCCACCCAGTGGCCTCTTTAGGCCAAGCTCATGCTTCACAAGGGCCTTTCCAGGCCCAACTTTTGTCTCATGGCAACCTTCCCTGGCCAGATTCCTGCCTGTCTCCCAGCAGCCTAGACAGGCCCAGGTCTTGCCTCACACTGGCCTCTCTACATCCAGCTTatgcctcacggtggcctctccaggcccaactCCTGTCCCAGGACGTCATCTCCGGGCCCAAAACTTACTCAAGTCAGACTCTCTAG